GGCGGAGAAGAAGATTCCGTCTATAAATGGCTTCACAGAGGGACTGAAACTAGAACAGTTCATATTCGATTGCTTTCCTTATGCTCCTTCTACTGCACTTTTCGAGGTACTGTTATGTCAGACTGGTATATTGTTTGAACACATCAAAAACGAGATTCACATGATTGTTTGAATCTCATTTTTTTCTGCGGATTTTTCTTGTCTTTGCAGGTATTGCGGGATGAAGAGTTTGCTCCTGTGAAGAACGCGAATGGGTCGAATTTTGATACACCGGAAAGTGCGAGACTCTTGGTTCTACGGCTGCACACACGTTGGGTCATAGCAGCTGGTGGATTTCTAACACATTCCGTTCCTTTATATGCAACTGGTAAAGAGCACATCCCACTCTTCTAttcatttgactttttttttactacaataATCGTGGTGTGGGTAAAGTAACCAAGGCCCTAAACCAAGTAAACCAAACTAAATTGAAACtaccaaattaaaaccaaataggTGTGGAAGTGTCACCATTGTGCTCGTACGCGGGAGAAAATCTAGAAGCGATTTGTCGGGGAAGAACGTTTCACGCACCATGTGAGATCTCCCTCtaatattcttctttctttctctcatttGTCCTTGTAATTTGGCCATCTTCTCCCTTTTTATTTGGTGTTTTGGTTCTCTATATATGAACTGTTATCGGCGAAGATGGTCAATCTCTTTAAAATGTGCACTCGTCATTATTGTAACAGTGGTGAAGATCTTCAAAATTGTGATGCTTTACTCTTCATTATTTACCAGACATCTTGAAGTTAAAAAGCTCTACTAAATTTGTGTCGAGTAATCTATTACCAGGTCTCGAATTTGACAGGAAATgcattattaacaaaaattgaCCCACCAAACTTTCTTATAGAAGGAAGAACAAACGAATTAGTATTCAGTACTAACTGGTATAAATGGTACAGGATCGAATCAGACAAAAAAATGGTAATCTATAATTTGCATTTTCAACTACAAACAACAAATATCCTGCAAGCTTTGTCATATCATTTCATTATCGTCTTGATACTTCGGGCAGTTGAATTGTTTAGCCAACACCAAATGGCATGGATAAATTGGTTATTTCAGTTCACCAATCTCAATCCAAGAGCCTGAATACCTCTCCGGTATGCAGAAGGAATTCAAATAACCAAGAACTCATCTTCTCCCGCTTCTGAAGTcatgttcttgttcttcctcattTTGTTGCCAAGATCGGATACTACCGAATCCAAGGCTTCAAACTGAGGATGTGACTtatctccaacaacaaaaagatgcgTCTGATTCCCGATCTTAATCCAACTGCAACCCGGCTGTTTCTTCAACcctttctccttcatcttcattCTCATCTCTGCAGCTTCTTCCCTTTTCCCGCTCGCAGCATATATATTAGACATCAACACATAAGTCCCAGCATCATCCGACCCTGTTTCCAATACCTTCTTCACCACCTCCTTAGCAATATTCACTTCACTGTGATTATTACAAGCGGATAAAAGCGCTCCATAGAACGATCTTGATAGCCTAGCCTCATCACAGTTGATGAAATTTAAAACATCTTTCAGTCTACCAGCACGACCACAGAGATCCACGAGACACGTATAGTGGTCTTCTCGCAGAGGAAGTGACTCGTCTCTCACAAGCTCCTTAAAAAACTCCATTCCTTTCTCTACCAGTCCAGCGTGACTGCAAGCAAACAGCAAGTTAAGATAGGTCACCTCACTAGGTTTGAACCCGTGTTCCCGCATCTGATCATACATTTCGATTGCTTCCTTCCCATGCCCGTGGTGTGCATAAACCGCAATCATACTGTTCCATGATATCAAATCCCGTTCGGATACCAGTCCATTATCGAACAATTTCCTAGCAGCAATCAGTTCACCGGATTTCGAGTACATGTTAATAAGCGCTGAAGTCACAACTTCGTTCTTTTGGTGAACCGACTTAGATATCAACTGGTGAATCTGCTGCCCCTCCACAAGCCCAGCCAAGTCACTACAGGCGCTTAAAATGCTCACATAAGTTCCTACGTTAGGCTTAACACAACCATCCGTTAACATCTTTGAGAATACTTTAAGCGCTTCTTCGTTTTCTCTATTCTCGACATATCCTGTAATCATCGTGGTCCAGGAAATAACATTCTTTTCAGGCATCCGGTCAAATAAAACACACGCCCTGTTAACTTTCCCATTCCGTACAAACCCTGTGATCATCGTATTCCATGAAGCAAAGTCCCTCTCAGGCATCACTTGAAAGAGTTGGTCAGCTTCATCTATCCTATTGTTATGTGTGTAACCCGTGATCATAGCATTCCACGAAATGATATTTCTCTCCGGCATACAATCAAAAAGCCGTCTCGCTTCATCTACCTTACCGTTCTTTGCCAAACCATCGACCACAGCAGTCCATGAAATGACATCCCTTTTAGGCATTCTTTCGAATAGATTCATCGCCTCATCTATCCTCCCACGCTGCACCAGCGCTTTAATCATCGTGTTCCAGGAAACAATGTTtctctcaggcatttcatcgaacagttTCAGGGCTTTTTCAATTCTCCCTCCCTGAGCATACCCATCGATCATAGTATTCCAAGAAACTACATTTCTCTCAGGCATTTCCTGGAAAAGCATCTCAGCTACAACAAGCTGCTTAGATCTCAAGTACCCACTAACCATGGCAGTCCAAGTCACCACATTTTTCCTAGAATCAACCCTATCGAACAATTCCCTAGCTTCTCTCATATTTCCTAACTTAATATACCCAGTAATCACATGAGTCCATGTGACCGCATCTCTCTCAGGCAATTCGTCGAACAGTTTCCGTGCTTCTACAATCCTACCTTCTTTGCAAAGCTCCCCAATCAGCCATTCGAGTCGTGGCACACGCGAATTCGAGCTATATCCTTCCCTTTTATGTATATGGCTAGAAGAAGAGCAAATCGAACGAACGAGATTAAATACTTGCACGGATCGTTCATGGCCTGATACGGGAAACACCAATAATAATCTTCTGTAGTAACTTCGCAGGTGCGACAATGCGCGAGATTGCATCAGCTAGAAGATGGTTAAAAGTGATCTTATTTACTGTTTGTTTTGGTCgatagaagaaaaaagacaaagtAGTGTTGAAGCGAGTCTTTATGTCTGTTGCGTTTGTGGTCATatgaaatatttacaaaattatatgtgaAAGTTTGCAAATTGGGGAATCGAACTCGTGCATTGGAAAAacaaatgtataacttttacGTCTATAGAGTGGAGTggagttgcaaaaaaaaagaagagaagagaagagagagtcaACAAGCATAAGGAGCTTGACCAAGAAGTGGTTGAAGCACAGCCAATTGTTGCCTCAAGAAATTGTAGACAGACTCTGTAGAATCAGAAGCTATTCGAATCACAACTCCTTTTCCCTACAAAATATTTACACCAACTTTGATTAGCCATTTATGCGGATTTGAATCTCTTCAATTAAAAGTTTACTGATATTAACCTCATGGCCGAAACTGCTGCAAGAAGCTATAAACTCTGGCTTCATGAAACGATTACGAGAGCTTGACTCAGAGTTTTGTCTCCTAGAACGTCCTCCATAAGAGATCTGTAGTTGTTCAGACANNNNNNNNNNNNNNNNNNNNNNNNNNNNNNNNNNNNNNNNNNNNNNNNNNNNNNNNNNNNNNNNNNNNNNNNNNNNNNNNNNNNNNNNNNNNNNNNNNNNNNNNNNNNNNNNNNNNNNNNNNNNNNNNNNNNNNNNNNNNNNNNNNNNNNNNNNNNNNNNNNNNNNNNNNNNNNNNNNNNNNNNNNNNNNNNNNNNNNNNNNNNNNNNNNNNNNNNNNNNNNNNNNNNNNNNNNNNNNNNNNNNNNNNNNNNNNNNNNNNNNNNNNNNNNNNNNNNNNNNNNNNNNNNNNNNNNNNNNNNNNNNNNNNNNNNNNNNNNNNNNNNNNNNNNNNNNNNNNNNNNNNNNNNNNNNNNNNNNNNNNNNNNNNNNNNNNNNNNNNNNNNNNNNNNNNNNNNNNNNNNNNNNNNNNNNNNNNNNNNNNNNNNNNNNNNNNNNNNNNNNNNNNNNNNNNNNNNNNNNNNNNNNNNNNNNNNNNNNNNNNNNNNNNNNNNNNNNNNNNNNNNNNNNNNNNNNNNNNNNNNNNNNNNNNNNNNNNNNNNNNNNNNNNNNNNNNNNNNNNNNNNNNNNNNNNNNNNNNNNNNNNNNNNNNNNNNNNNNNNNNNNNNNNNNNNNNNNNNNNNNNNNNNNNNNNNNNNNNNNNNNNNNNNNNNNNNNNNNNNNNNNNNNNNNNNNNNNNNNNNNNNNNNNNNNNNNNNNNNNNNNNNNNNNNNNNNNNNNNNNNNNNNNNNNNNNNNNNNNNNNNNNNNNNNNNNNNNNNNNNNNNNNNNNNNNNNNNNNNNNNNNNNNNNNNNNNNNNNNNNNNNNNNNNNNNNNNNNNNNNNNNNNNNNNNNNNNNNNNNNNNNNNNNNNNNNNNNNNNNNNNNNNNNNNNNNNNNNNNNNNNNNNAATTGTAGACAGACTCTGTAGAATCAGAAGCTATTCGAATCACAACTCCTTTTCCCTACAAAATATTTACACCAACTTTGATTAGCCATTTATGCGGATTTGAATCTCTTCAATTAAAAGTTTACTGATATTAACCTCATGGCCGAAACTGCTGCAAGAAGCTATAAACTCTGGCTTCATGAAACGATTACGAGAGCTTGACTCAGAGTTTTGTCTCCTAGAACGTCCTCCATAAGAGATCTGTAGTTGTTCAGACATCATATTCTTCACATTTTCTTGGACTTGCTTTTGGATTTCCTTCACCTTTGACCTTGATTCATTGTCACACACATTTTAGCAAAGATACAGAGAGTAACGTCGACTAGAAAATGTCGTTACATTCCCATACCCGAAGAGTATGACCATTGCGATGGTGTGATAGTCTTGCATCCGTTCGGCTATGCTTTGGTTGCTCCTCTTCTCTAACAGTACCTGCAGTCAATATAACCATCACTAAAGCCAAAGCTTGGTCTAATCTCGCCTTACTGTAAAAGGGATTTACTTGTTTAAGGTAAAACATTGTCTATAAATCTAAAAGTGGGCAAGAGATTAGTAATTATTACTGTGTCAAGAAATAAAGGGTAATCATCTTCCAGGTAGACATTATTGATGCTCTTATAAAAATCGAAATCCCATTTTTCACCATTTGCGTGACGCCCGCTAGTGATCCAATCCACAAGGACAAGATTAGAGTCTGACACCAATCTAAAGATCTGTTTCTGATAGTACCGGGCAGTGGAGAAGCAAGTCACTGGATCTGGAATCACAACCAAAAGTGACTCACTCCCGATTCTCGCCTACTGTACACAACAAATCCAAAGATCAATCAAAAGAACACAAGACTTCAAAGAAAAGGGTCCTAATTCTATCTTCTTCTAACACAGCTCAAAATGATTAATAGCAAAAGAAACATTACTTCCAGTATTTGTTCAGAACACTTTGATCCTATTGCCTTGTATACCTGAATGAAATCACAAGATCCAAGTCAAGAAAAATCAACCAAGTAGGATAAAACTAGTGTTCAATTCAAAGAGACAAAAATCCCAAATTTGAGTCAACCTTAGTAGAAGACTGGGTTGTAATCACTGCAGTGCATCCATCACCAATGGTGAATTCACATGAAATCGAATCTCCCTACATAATTTGAACAAGAACTTGTTCGATTCAAGCATCCAtggacaaagagagagagagagagacaaagaaatagaaaaaggagGAAGAGGGAGAGGGAGATACAGAGACAATGCCGCCACCATAGGTGATGCTGTAAATCCAGACAACGTCAGTTCCGGCAGGAGCTGCCTGAAAGTTCAATGTTGGgaattttaaaaaggaaagattGAATTTTTCAAACTTCTCCACAGGGAGAGTTGAGAGATATAGAGAGGGACCTTGGTAGGAAGTAAGAACTTGAGAGGATACTTAGAGAAGCTGCTCGTAGCTGTAGATCTTCCTCCTACTTTCTCCACCACCACTTTCCCTGTCGCCATCTCTGTATCTCCTCCAACACAGTCGTGAACTTTCTCGTTCTAGTTTGAGTTGAAATGTTGGATATTTATATACACATCTCATCAGTTTCTGGGTGTTgagaaaaatatgattttgggtaaaaaagtcaaatttttttaaagtaggAACAGCTCTCTAATCATACACAAAGTCGAACGCAATTCAAAGTTGCAACATTTTTATTTCCCactctttgtgttttgtttggtgGGTTCTCTTCTACAGAATCTCTTGGATATGTTTATAAGAGCAAAACTGGAGGATTTCATCAGTCAATGGCGGAAATGTCTAACGTTGGTGAAGAGCAGAGAGACTCCATACTTTTTGCAGCAATCAATAGCGTCTTGGTCTCTTATACTGCCTCCAGGTTCTGCTATCACTCCTATTCCTTTCTCACACGCCTCTTCCACCGCATCTTTCCAAGCTGCACAATTCACACAACAAGAAATTTCCCAATTCAGATCGGCCAACAAATTTGTTGGTTGATGATGAGTCATTCATTTCAGACAgaagaatggaaaaaaataCCGAATGGGAAGAATGCGTCACTGGCCAAGGCAGCTCCTTTGGCTTCTTCGCCAGCTTTCTTGAAAGCTAATCTCAGACTCTCTACTCTGTTTGGCTGCCCACTTCCCATCCCCAGCATACAATTGTTCTTGATCCAGAAACCGAAGAATCAGAAACAAGTatagaaagagaaacaagaaaaaggaatcagagagaaaaaaaattcccaacCTTTGCTATCACAATGGCATTGCTCTTGACATGCTTAACGCAAAGCCAGGCAAATTTGGCATCCGCAAGTTCACTTTCAGTCGGAGTTTTCTCTGAGACTGACTTGAAACTGATGTCTTCTGGAGTTATATCGTCTGAGTCCTGAGCCAACCAGCCACCACCAACCTGTCTGAGGGATAGTTTGCCTTGGTCATTCTTTTTAGCCTCAAGGATCCTTAAAGTTTTCGATTTCCCTTTGAGAACTTCAAGACCTTTAGCAGTATACTTTGGAGCAACCACGATTTCATAAAACATTCTAGTTTCCCCATCTGTTGGGCTCCTGAACTCCCGGAGTTCCCTCGCAAGAACCTAGAGACAAATACAGATCACTAAACAGTTGAAAAATCTATGGACAACagtagttttgatttttgattacCTCGTCAACTTCAACATTGAAAGCTACAATGCCACCAAAGGCACTAACTGGGTCAGCTTTTACAGCTAGCCGGTAAGCCTCAAGAATATCATCACGAGAGGCCACACCACAAGGATTTGTATGCTTCACGACTACACATGTAGGGTTTTCAAATTCCGACACACAGTTCCACGCAGCGTCAGCATCAAGATAGTTGTTGTATGACATTTCCTGCTCACAGAAATAAATAGAAAAGTCAAAACATAATTGACAGTATAAAACTATGACCAGCTGCTATATACTTTTACAAATATGATAGGTAAAAAGTATATTACCTTTCCATGGTGCTGTATCGCAGTTGCGATACCACCAGCGTTCACTTCAGCAAGGCTCTTATCAACATAAAATGCAGCTTTTTGATGAGGGTTTTCACCGTAACGAAGAGAACTCTTAAGTTCAAGCGGAACTGTAAAGCTGGGAGGGAACTTCTCTTCTGAGAAAAAAACAGGATTTGTAATCAATGTAAGTTGCCAATTTCCATAACTAGTGTAAGGAGGATCACATAAAAAACAACCACTTACTTCCTTCAGTCTGCTTCCACAGCCATTCTGAAACCGCAGAATCATATGCAGCAACATGCTGAAAGGCCTTCCACGCAAGTTTTCTGCGGAATTGTTGGTCGTTTTGTCCTCCTTTGAGATACTCCAAAACAGCTTGATAATCCTCTGAGTCGACAACAATGAGAACGTCTTTGTGGTTCTGTCAAACAGAATAGAATAAGTTCATTAATAATCATGAAATGAATGTAAAGAAATAAGTCTCATACGGATATACCTTAGCAGCTGCTCTAATCATAGCAGGACCACCAATGTCAATGTTCTCAATCCCATCTTCAAAGCTGATCCCACCTGGAGCAGTAACTTTGTCATAGAATGGATACAGATTGACAACCACCACATCAAATGTACCTGTCATTGAATACAAAAAAAGTAACACGTGAAGTTTAGTACGAAGAAGACATTATAGATGACACAACCTTAAAACATAGAGGGGTAAGTTAAAAGTCAAAACTCACCAATCCCATGCTCATTAAGAGCTTCCATATGATGTTCCACATCTCTTCTAGCAAGGATACCACCGTGTATGTTTGGGTGCAAAGTTTTCACACGGCCATCAAGCtttaagagaaaaaacaaaaaaagaaagccaaGATCAATATACTAGAGTCAACAAAACAATGGTACAATCATTGCCAAAGTCACACAATTTGACACCAGCTTTTTATGTGTATCGAAATCTTTAAAGAATTAAAATAGAAGACCAAATCTAAAGCAAGAGCAGCGAgctaaagagaaaaaacaaactcaCCATTTCTGGAAAGTGAGTAAGCTTCTCCACTTTAGTCACAGAGACTCCGGCATTCTCCAAAGTAGAAGCAGTTCCTCCAGTAGAAACAATAGTGTATCTACACAAATATCATATGAAAAAAGAGAATCAATTAAACCCATAAATTGTAATTtgtatagaaaaagaaaaaactgaaacttgTATAGTTAGTTGTAAGTAAGAGaattgtgaagaagaagaagacataccCCAAGTCTTGGAGACCGTTGCCTAGAGAAGCCAAGTCACTCTTGTCAGATAAAGATATCAAAGCTTGCTTCTTTCCTGATTCTTattaaaaccacaaaaacataatcaaaatcAATCCCTGGAACTTGAAAATTGCagcaaaagaggaaaaaaaaattgcaaaccAGAGGAGCCAGAGGCGTGCGGCTGATTCGTCTGCGATGTTGTCTGAGACTCCGCCATAGCTCGAACCTCAACGAGACTCGAACGCAGCGATGTACAATAGACCTGCTCATTGAATAAATCCcacttaaaacattaaaaaaaaaaaaaaaacttaagcaGAACGTGAAAACAAAGACACAAGAGGAGAGAGAACTCACGGGTTGGGCAAAACGAAAAGGCGCGACAGTTTTTCTACGAAAATAGCCGCAGAGAATATCGCCGGAGCGAGCACTCACGGAGGcggcggtggcggtggcggcGGAACTGAGCATAgtagtttggtttttgtttcaaacagTGTGCGTAAAGTGTTTTGAGCTctgttttaggtttttgcaaATTTGCGGctaatttttggaaataaaataaaaaaaaggaaaaaaaattgaaatattattggCGTCAGGTggaattatgtattttattatttatggtCGTGACTAGGTATGAGCATAAAAACAGTACCAGAATATCCAACTCGGAATCTGGCCCGAAAAACCAAGTTCGAGTTGGATACGAGTTTGCCTATAAAATCCTATTAGGTTCTATTTTCAAATACTTGTGGATTTGGGTTAGGGTCAGGTAATACCCGATATCCGTTTGGGTATCCATTAAACtcaaacatataaacatatttataatatttatcattaatataatacaattatcccaaaattatgattataattttgaatatttcatttagttttatacctaaatatcaaaaataatcaaaatatctaaaatattttgtcacataagtcaaaatttaactaaatttatttaaatttaattaattttaattgtattttttcgGATACCCGATAGTttgggtactaatcgggtttaaaattgtaacccaaaccgacctgAACCCAATAGTacttaaaccgaaccgaacccacaTATCTAAAAATACTTAATGGATTCTATATTTCTAAACCAATTTACCCGAACTTGAATGGATAATACTCGAACCCGAACGGATAACCCGAATATCCAGCCCTAGCCGTGACAGTTAGATTACACCCTGTATTATATTTCAActcgaatattttttttgcaaaaccttttattaaaatttttatagtttaaaaaccAATTagtaagataaataaaaaaaactttattggATAATCAGActggtaaataaaaaat
The sequence above is drawn from the Camelina sativa cultivar DH55 chromosome 4, Cs, whole genome shotgun sequence genome and encodes:
- the LOC104781903 gene encoding uncharacterized protein LOC104781903 isoform X2, which gives rise to MLSSAATATAASVSARSGDILCGYFRRKTVAPFRFAQPVYCTSLRSSLVEVRAMAESQTTSQTNQPHASGSSGKKQALISLSDKSDLASLGNGLQDLGYTIVSTGGTASTLENAGVSVTKVEKLTHFPEMLDGRVKTLHPNIHGGILARRDVEHHMEALNEHGIGTFDVVVVNLYPFYDKVTAPGGISFEDGIENIDIGGPAMIRAAAKNHKDVLIVVDSEDYQAVLEYLKGGQNDQQFRRKLAWKAFQHVAAYDSAVSEWLWKQTEGKEKFPPSFTVPLELKSSLRYGENPHQKAAFYVDKSLAEVNAGGIATAIQHHGKEMSYNNYLDADAAWNCVSEFENPTCVVVKHTNPCGVASRDDILEAYRLAVKADPVSAFGGIVAFNVEVDEVLARELREFRSPTDGETRMFYEIVVAPKYTAKGLEVLKGKSKTLRILEAKKNDQGKLSLRQVGGGWLAQDSDDITPEDISFKSVSEKTPTESELADAKFAWLCVKHVKSNAIVIAKNNCMLGMGSGQPNRVESLRLAFKKAGEEAKGAALASDAFFPFAWKDAVEEACEKGIGVIAEPGGSIRDQDAIDCCKKYGVSLLFTNVRHFRH
- the LOC104781902 gene encoding pentatricopeptide repeat-containing protein At2g35030, mitochondrial-like, which encodes MQSRALSHLRSYYRRLLLVFPVSGHERSVQVFNLVRSICSSSSHIHKREGYSSNSRVPRLEWLIGELCKEGRIVEARKLFDELPERDAVTWTHVITGYIKLGNMREARELFDRVDSRKNVVTWTAMVSGYLRSKQLVVAEMLFQEMPERNVVSWNTMIDGYAQGGRIEKALKLFDEMPERNIVSWNTMIKALVQRGRIDEAMNLFERMPKRDVISWTAVVDGLAKNGKVDEARRLFDCMPERNIISWNAMITGYTHNNRIDEADQLFQVMPERDFASWNTMITGFVRNGKVNRACVLFDRMPEKNVISWTTMITGYVENRENEEALKVFSKMLTDGCVKPNVGTYVSILSACSDLAGLVEGQQIHQLISKSVHQKNEVVTSALINMYSKSGELIAARKLFDNGLVSERDLISWNSMIAVYAHHGHGKEAIEMYDQMREHGFKPSEVTYLNLLFACSHAGLVEKGMEFFKELVRDESLPLREDHYTCLVDLCGRAGRLKDVLNFINCDEARLSRSFYGALLSACNNHSEVNIAKEVVKKVLETGSDDAGTYVLMSNIYAASGKREEAAEMRMKMKEKGLKKQPGCSWIKIGNQTHLFVVGDKSHPQFEALDSVVSDLGNKMRKNKNMTSEAGEDEFLVI
- the LOC104781903 gene encoding uncharacterized protein LOC104781903 isoform X1, coding for MLSSAATATAASVSARSGDILCGYFRRKTVAPFRFAQPVYCTSLRSSLVEVRAMAESQTTSQTNQPHASGSSESGKKQALISLSDKSDLASLGNGLQDLGYTIVSTGGTASTLENAGVSVTKVEKLTHFPEMLDGRVKTLHPNIHGGILARRDVEHHMEALNEHGIGTFDVVVVNLYPFYDKVTAPGGISFEDGIENIDIGGPAMIRAAAKNHKDVLIVVDSEDYQAVLEYLKGGQNDQQFRRKLAWKAFQHVAAYDSAVSEWLWKQTEGKEKFPPSFTVPLELKSSLRYGENPHQKAAFYVDKSLAEVNAGGIATAIQHHGKEMSYNNYLDADAAWNCVSEFENPTCVVVKHTNPCGVASRDDILEAYRLAVKADPVSAFGGIVAFNVEVDEVLARELREFRSPTDGETRMFYEIVVAPKYTAKGLEVLKGKSKTLRILEAKKNDQGKLSLRQVGGGWLAQDSDDITPEDISFKSVSEKTPTESELADAKFAWLCVKHVKSNAIVIAKNNCMLGMGSGQPNRVESLRLAFKKAGEEAKGAALASDAFFPFAWKDAVEEACEKGIGVIAEPGGSIRDQDAIDCCKKYGVSLLFTNVRHFRH
- the LOC104781904 gene encoding urease accessory protein D-like, which produces MATGKVVVEKVGGRSTATSSFSKYPLKFLLPTKAAPAGTDVVWIYSITYGGGIVSGDSISCEFTIGDGCTAVITTQSSTKVYKAIGSKCSEQILEARIGSESLLVVIPDPVTCFSTARYYQKQIFRLVSDSNLVLVDWITSGRHANGEKWDFDFYKSINNVYLEDDYPLFLDTVLLEKRSNQSIAERMQDYHTIAMVILFGSKVKEIQKQVQENVKNMMSEQLQISYGGRSRRQNSESSSRNRFMKPEFIASCSSFGHEGKGVVIRIASDSTESVYNFLRQQLAVLQPLLGQAPYAC